Proteins encoded within one genomic window of Candidatus Methylacidiphilales bacterium:
- a CDS encoding biotin/lipoate A/B protein ligase family protein: MFSVRLIIDPSSDKAWNMAVDEALLRLVCVPVLRIYRWTEPAVSIGYFEKASDVPAGRPFVRRYTGGGLVDHAEDFTYTLVLPKDHPLTLAGTGPSYEAIHAGINTALQREGIDARLTPVNDAVDHHACFQKAVRFDIVDAKGRKLAGAAQRRTREGCLHQGSILPGKFDFDSLARNTAQALEPVLEGTLEESSLTRAEIAKAQELEASRYRTREWNESR; this comes from the coding sequence ATGTTCTCGGTTCGTCTGATCATCGACCCTTCCAGTGACAAGGCCTGGAACATGGCCGTCGACGAGGCCCTGCTCCGCCTGGTGTGTGTCCCCGTGCTGCGCATCTACCGCTGGACCGAGCCGGCGGTTTCCATCGGCTATTTTGAAAAAGCGTCCGATGTCCCGGCAGGCCGGCCCTTCGTCCGGCGTTACACCGGAGGCGGACTGGTGGACCACGCCGAGGATTTTACTTACACCCTGGTCCTCCCAAAAGATCATCCCCTCACCCTGGCTGGAACCGGGCCGAGCTATGAGGCCATCCACGCCGGAATCAACACGGCCTTGCAACGGGAAGGCATTGATGCCCGCCTGACTCCGGTGAACGACGCAGTCGACCACCACGCCTGTTTCCAAAAGGCCGTGCGCTTTGACATCGTGGACGCGAAGGGCCGCAAGCTGGCGGGAGCGGCCCAGCGCCGGACAAGGGAAGGCTGTCTGCACCAGGGAAGCATCCTGCCCGGAAAGTTCGATTTTGATTCCCTGGCCCGGAATACGGCCCAAGCCCTCGAGCCGGTGTTGGAAGGAACCCTCGAAGAATCATCCCTCACCCGGGCCGAAATCGCAAAAGCGCAGGAACTCGAAGCCAGCCGTTACCGCACGCGGGAATGGAACGAGTCCCGGTGA
- a CDS encoding IS630 family transposase — translation MEQARLAWKQKQALWDPRRLVFIDETGLNTKMTRLYGRSAVGERCRDAVPHGHWHSSTFLAALRHDGFTAPLLIDGALDGDMFRAYVEQSLAATLSPGDIVILDNLSSHKVHGVRQAIEARGAHLLYLPAYSPDLNPIEMAFSKIKAFLRRACARTYEELMRAVADCLSLFTPQECINYFTHAHYVSI, via the coding sequence ATTGAGCAGGCACGCCTTGCCTGGAAGCAAAAGCAAGCCCTGTGGGATCCCCGTCGGTTGGTCTTCATAGACGAAACCGGTCTGAACACCAAGATGACGCGGCTTTATGGACGCTCCGCGGTCGGCGAACGTTGCAGGGACGCCGTGCCTCATGGTCACTGGCACAGTTCCACCTTCCTTGCGGCCTTGCGCCATGACGGGTTCACGGCCCCGCTGCTCATTGATGGGGCCTTGGATGGGGACATGTTCCGGGCCTATGTCGAACAAAGTCTGGCTGCCACATTGAGTCCGGGGGATATCGTCATCCTCGACAATCTCTCCAGTCACAAGGTCCATGGAGTGCGCCAAGCCATCGAAGCCCGTGGAGCCCATCTGCTTTACCTTCCAGCCTACAGTCCCGATCTCAATCCCATTGAAATGGCCTTCTCCAAAATCAAAGCCTTCTTACGCCGGGCTTGTGCAAGAACCTACGAAGAACTCATGCGGGCGGTCGCAGACTGCTTGTCACTGTTCACTCCACAAGAATGTATCAACTACTTCACTCATGCACATTATGTGTCTATATGA
- a CDS encoding Spx/MgsR family RNA polymerase-binding regulatory protein, with protein MLKVYVYDKCDTCRKALKFLRARGVEFREIPIRETPPSEKELRAVLAAQGGDLRRLFNTSGRDYRALGLKDQLPGIKPAEALALLAANGNLIRRPFAIGPGVGLVGFEEAVWKRALMPE; from the coding sequence GTGCTGAAGGTTTACGTTTACGACAAATGCGACACCTGCCGGAAGGCCCTGAAATTTCTCCGCGCCCGCGGGGTGGAATTCCGGGAAATCCCCATCCGCGAAACCCCGCCAAGTGAGAAAGAATTGCGGGCCGTGCTCGCGGCCCAGGGTGGGGACCTCCGGCGACTGTTCAACACCTCGGGCCGGGATTACCGCGCCCTAGGCTTGAAGGACCAGCTCCCCGGCATAAAACCCGCGGAGGCATTGGCATTGCTGGCGGCCAACGGCAACCTCATCCGCCGGCCCTTCGCGATCGGACCCGGGGTCGGCTTGGTCGGTTTTGAGGAAGCGGTGTGGAAACGGGCGCTCATGCCCGAATGA
- a CDS encoding metallophosphoesterase has protein sequence MRILAAADLHYALRQFDWLGTDAPACDLLVLAGDLLDMGSSVDLEVQEVVVQKYLRRYSAGKVLLTSSGNHDIQDLSPTGERTARWMKELGGDSIKSDYDSHEQDGVLFSVCSWWDGPVSRAQTEARLAEDAARAKKAWIWLHHNPPARTPVAWTGKHDGGDPVVVEWIEQYQPDLVFSGHIHNAPFYGEGSWHARIGKTWIFNPGKQIGGEPTRILVDLAARRAQWFSAEGVDTLEL, from the coding sequence ATGCGCATCCTGGCCGCGGCTGATCTTCATTACGCGCTGCGGCAATTCGACTGGCTCGGCACGGACGCCCCCGCCTGCGACCTCCTTGTCCTGGCCGGCGACCTCCTCGACATGGGTTCGTCCGTCGATCTGGAAGTGCAGGAAGTGGTGGTGCAGAAATACCTCCGCCGGTATTCCGCCGGGAAAGTTTTGCTCACGTCCTCGGGCAACCACGACATCCAGGACCTGTCCCCCACAGGAGAACGCACCGCGCGCTGGATGAAGGAACTGGGAGGAGATTCGATCAAATCGGACTACGATTCCCATGAGCAGGACGGGGTGTTGTTCAGCGTCTGCTCCTGGTGGGACGGTCCGGTCAGCCGGGCCCAGACCGAGGCCCGGCTGGCGGAGGACGCGGCCCGCGCCAAGAAGGCCTGGATCTGGTTGCACCACAACCCGCCCGCGCGCACGCCGGTGGCCTGGACCGGAAAGCACGATGGCGGCGACCCCGTGGTGGTGGAGTGGATTGAGCAATACCAGCCCGACTTGGTCTTCAGCGGCCACATCCACAACGCACCCTTTTACGGCGAAGGCAGTTGGCACGCCCGCATCGGCAAGACCTGGATCTTCAATCCGGGGAAACAGATCGGCGGCGAACCCACCCGCATCCTGGTCGACCTGGCCGCCCGCCGGGCCCAATGGTTTTCCGCTGAAGGAGTGGATACACTGGAGTTGTGA
- a CDS encoding DUF2806 domain-containing protein: MSDDQSISLVNLGKLSKPADTLIKKVSSAVGGLFEPWQIERVAKAQAKANLIKAQSEIQVTNLHRRAMCRFVEEEAQRQDNMENITAKALPQLEENSDPSLIEDDWVTNFFDKSRIVSDDEMQQIWAKVLAGEANSPGTFSKRTVNFLGDLDKRDAELFQNLCSFGWNVGAFTTLIFDPMAEIYNKKGINFNSLVHLDSIGLVQFQGLAGFNRTGLPKMFAASYCGKPLNLVLPNEENNELPIGHVILTNLGMELVTVCNSPGVDEFIDYVKEQWKQFLPT; the protein is encoded by the coding sequence ATGTCTGACGATCAATCAATATCACTCGTAAATCTAGGCAAGCTTTCTAAGCCTGCGGACACCCTCATCAAAAAAGTCTCTTCGGCTGTTGGAGGTCTATTTGAGCCTTGGCAGATCGAGAGAGTAGCTAAAGCCCAAGCAAAGGCTAATTTAATTAAGGCTCAGTCAGAGATTCAAGTCACTAATCTGCACAGACGAGCAATGTGCCGCTTTGTGGAGGAGGAAGCACAACGACAAGACAACATGGAAAACATAACCGCAAAAGCACTTCCTCAACTTGAGGAAAATTCAGATCCAAGTCTTATCGAGGATGACTGGGTGACAAACTTTTTTGATAAGTCACGTATTGTCTCGGATGACGAAATGCAACAGATCTGGGCAAAGGTATTAGCCGGAGAAGCTAATTCTCCCGGAACCTTTTCAAAACGAACAGTAAATTTTCTAGGAGACCTCGACAAGCGTGATGCTGAGTTATTTCAGAATCTTTGTAGTTTTGGTTGGAATGTTGGGGCATTTACAACATTAATTTTCGATCCGATGGCAGAAATATACAACAAGAAGGGAATCAACTTTAATTCCCTTGTTCATTTGGACAGCATTGGATTAGTGCAATTTCAGGGGCTTGCTGGTTTTAACAGAACTGGTCTACCAAAAATGTTTGCTGCATCATACTGTGGAAAACCACTAAATCTTGTATTGCCTAACGAAGAAAATAATGAGCTGCCTATCGGTCATGTTATTTTAACAAATCTTGGCATGGAGCTTGTTACTGTTTGCAATTCCCCAGGAGTAGATGAATTCATTGATTACGTCAAAGAACAGTGGAAGCAGTTTCTGCCAACATAA
- a CDS encoding cyclic nucleotide-binding domain-containing protein: MASVLELCRDLEQVRFAPGEVLLPQGQKTGCLYILVSGKLEVVQRDTPITFITEPGSIVGELSVLLDVPHQVDVKAVTEVVCHVTRGGRAFLSSTPELTLFVADLLAKRLKGMLGYLADIKAQYEDRQDHLGMLDEVLLNLAHRVPKT, translated from the coding sequence ATGGCCTCCGTCCTCGAACTCTGCCGCGATCTGGAACAGGTCCGCTTCGCCCCCGGCGAGGTGCTACTGCCCCAGGGCCAGAAGACCGGGTGCCTCTACATCCTGGTTTCCGGGAAACTCGAAGTGGTCCAGCGCGACACGCCCATCACCTTCATCACCGAACCGGGTTCCATCGTCGGGGAATTGTCCGTTCTGCTCGACGTGCCCCACCAGGTCGACGTGAAAGCGGTCACCGAGGTGGTCTGCCACGTGACCCGCGGCGGGCGGGCCTTCCTCAGTTCCACGCCCGAGCTCACCCTCTTCGTGGCCGACTTGCTGGCCAAACGCCTGAAAGGCATGCTTGGCTACCTGGCCGACATCAAGGCCCAGTACGAGGACCGCCAGGACCACCTCGGCATGCTCGACGAAGTCCTGCTCAACCTCGCCCACCGCGTCCCCAAGACCTGA
- a CDS encoding type II toxin-antitoxin system VapB family antitoxin — protein sequence MKTTIDIPDQELLDAMKYSGATTKREAVLQALQAFNHKNRMEELLKFSGTCDFPTNESLEVLESKEERRR from the coding sequence ATGAAGACCACCATTGATATTCCCGATCAGGAGCTTTTGGACGCGATGAAGTACTCCGGAGCGACCACGAAACGGGAAGCGGTCTTGCAGGCGTTGCAGGCATTCAACCACAAGAACCGCATGGAGGAATTGCTGAAGTTTTCAGGCACCTGCGACTTCCCTACGAATGAATCCCTGGAAGTGCTGGAATCCAAAGAAGAACGGCGGCGATGA
- a CDS encoding PIN domain-containing protein — MTLVDTSSWVEQLRKRGRADVRKRVEDLLRNGEAVWCAPVELELWAGVGSDHERNVLRRFAEVLPRLRVDDTVWQRAVHLADAARARGLTVPSSDILIFACAREHGAALEHADRHFEMLEKLDAAG, encoded by the coding sequence ATGACGTTGGTGGACACCTCATCCTGGGTGGAGCAGCTCCGCAAGCGAGGCCGGGCGGATGTGCGGAAGCGGGTGGAGGATTTACTGCGGAACGGCGAGGCGGTTTGGTGTGCCCCGGTGGAGTTGGAATTGTGGGCCGGGGTGGGTTCGGATCATGAACGGAACGTATTGCGCCGTTTTGCCGAGGTGCTGCCCCGTCTTCGGGTGGATGACACGGTGTGGCAACGGGCGGTTCACTTGGCCGATGCCGCGCGGGCGCGGGGATTGACGGTGCCTTCTTCGGACATTCTGATTTTTGCCTGTGCCCGGGAACACGGCGCCGCGCTGGAGCATGCAGACCGGCATTTTGAAATGCTGGAAAAGTTGGATGCTGCAGGATGA
- the typA gene encoding translational GTPase TypA produces the protein MKEIRNIAIVAHVDHGKTTMVDQLLKQAGTFRTNQVVAERVMDSMDLEKEKGITIRAKNASFEYKGVHINIVDTPGHADFGGEVERILKMIDGVLLVVDSFDGPQAQTKFVLRKALEVGAKPIVVINKIDRPNARPHAVLDMVFELFLELNATDEQLDFPIVYASGKDGFAVEKWEGELTEATKNAGMTFLFDSVLKYVPAPQLLPHEHFTLLVANLDYSDYVGRIAYGKVYSGTIKMGETIWCSHGDGTKTKAKVTKLFGYHGLEQVEIESATAGTIIGLAGVEEVFIGETITNSETAEALPFVAIDPPTIEMQFMVNDGPLCGKEGKLLTARHIRDRLIKETRTNVSLFVKDTDAAGTFIVSARGEMQIAILVEQMRREGFELMVSRPQVIFQKDENGNKLEPIETLYVEVPTENLGDTLQNLASRKGEIKDMKHQATTVYVTADIPTRGIIGFETDLKNMTKGMGIMSHIFKEYGAFRGEVVSRNNGVVIAMENGESTAYSLSALQERCKPFIGPGEPVYCGMIFAENVRPEDMVANPCKAKALTNMRSQGDGKGIQLMTPIKMSLERALEYLADDELLEATPLSLRLRKRHLDPNKRKRAEQAASG, from the coding sequence ATGAAAGAAATTCGCAACATCGCCATCGTCGCCCACGTTGACCACGGCAAAACCACCATGGTCGACCAGCTCCTCAAGCAGGCCGGCACCTTCCGCACCAACCAGGTCGTCGCCGAACGCGTCATGGATTCCATGGACCTGGAAAAGGAAAAAGGCATCACCATCCGGGCCAAGAACGCCTCCTTCGAATACAAGGGCGTCCACATCAACATCGTCGACACCCCCGGCCACGCCGACTTCGGCGGCGAAGTCGAACGCATCCTCAAGATGATCGACGGCGTCCTCCTGGTTGTCGATTCCTTCGACGGTCCCCAGGCCCAGACCAAATTCGTCCTGCGCAAGGCCCTCGAAGTCGGGGCCAAGCCCATCGTCGTCATCAACAAAATCGACCGCCCCAACGCCCGTCCCCATGCCGTCCTCGACATGGTCTTCGAACTCTTCCTCGAACTCAACGCCACCGACGAGCAGCTCGATTTCCCCATCGTCTACGCCTCGGGCAAGGACGGCTTCGCGGTCGAGAAATGGGAAGGCGAACTCACCGAAGCGACCAAGAACGCCGGCATGACCTTCCTCTTCGACAGCGTCCTCAAATACGTGCCCGCCCCCCAGCTCCTCCCGCACGAACACTTCACCCTCCTGGTGGCCAACCTCGACTACTCGGACTACGTCGGCCGCATCGCCTACGGCAAGGTCTACTCCGGCACGATCAAGATGGGCGAAACCATCTGGTGCAGCCACGGCGACGGCACCAAGACCAAGGCCAAGGTCACCAAACTCTTCGGCTACCATGGGCTGGAGCAGGTCGAAATCGAATCCGCCACCGCTGGCACCATCATCGGCCTGGCCGGGGTCGAAGAAGTCTTTATCGGCGAAACCATCACCAATTCGGAGACCGCCGAAGCCCTCCCCTTCGTCGCCATCGATCCCCCGACCATCGAAATGCAATTCATGGTCAACGACGGTCCCCTCTGCGGCAAGGAGGGCAAACTCCTGACCGCCCGCCACATCCGCGACCGCCTGATCAAGGAAACCCGCACCAACGTCTCGCTCTTCGTCAAGGACACCGATGCCGCCGGCACCTTCATCGTCAGCGCCCGCGGCGAAATGCAGATCGCCATCCTGGTCGAACAGATGCGCCGCGAGGGCTTCGAGCTCATGGTCTCCCGCCCGCAGGTCATTTTCCAGAAGGACGAGAACGGCAACAAGCTCGAGCCCATCGAAACCCTCTACGTGGAAGTCCCGACGGAAAACCTCGGCGATACCCTCCAGAACCTCGCCAGCCGGAAAGGCGAGATCAAGGACATGAAGCACCAGGCCACCACGGTCTATGTCACCGCCGACATCCCGACCCGCGGCATCATCGGCTTCGAAACCGACCTCAAGAACATGACCAAGGGCATGGGCATCATGTCCCACATCTTCAAGGAATACGGCGCCTTCCGCGGCGAAGTCGTCAGCCGCAACAACGGCGTCGTCATCGCCATGGAAAACGGGGAATCGACCGCCTACTCGCTCTCCGCCCTGCAGGAACGCTGCAAGCCCTTCATCGGACCCGGTGAACCGGTTTATTGCGGCATGATCTTCGCCGAAAACGTCCGTCCCGAGGACATGGTGGCCAATCCGTGCAAGGCCAAAGCCCTGACCAACATGCGTTCGCAGGGCGACGGCAAGGGCATCCAGCTCATGACCCCGATCAAGATGAGCCTGGAACGCGCGCTGGAATACCTGGCCGACGACGAATTGCTCGAAGCGACACCGCTCAGCCTGCGCCTGCGCAAGCGGCACCTCGACCCCAACAAGCGCAAACGCGCCGAGCAAGCCGCATCCGGTTGA
- a CDS encoding SAM-dependent chlorinase/fluorinase → MSSALPVHCSSLLHRHLRRWPLLLLAGVSLVWVSCSTPPPMNRPIALLTDFGSQDPYVAQMKGAILSIYPDARLVDLSHTIRSHDVRQGSYFLDKAVRHFPADTIVVAVVDPGVGSARAAVALQTRTGRIFIGPDNGLFSHVVLREKLAEARSIENRELFRTPDVSSTFHGRDIFGPVAAHLAAGTSFSSVGPVMKKLNLLSINPPATLGDKVNGEISHIDGFGNVLTNIPREFLDPMPKNALLRVLVGGKTYSLPFIANYAEAPDKRPFILINSDDEAEIAVKEGSAGQFLKVEAGQKIILQR, encoded by the coding sequence GTGTCCAGCGCCCTTCCAGTCCATTGCTCCTCTCTCCTCCACCGCCACCTCCGCCGGTGGCCCCTGCTTCTCTTGGCCGGGGTTTCCCTGGTGTGGGTTTCCTGCAGCACGCCTCCCCCCATGAACCGCCCCATCGCCCTGCTCACCGACTTCGGTTCCCAGGACCCCTACGTCGCCCAGATGAAGGGCGCCATCCTGTCCATCTATCCCGATGCCCGGCTGGTGGACCTGAGCCACACCATCCGGTCCCACGACGTCCGCCAAGGTTCTTACTTCCTCGACAAGGCGGTCCGTCATTTCCCCGCCGACACCATCGTGGTGGCCGTCGTCGATCCCGGAGTGGGCTCGGCCCGCGCCGCCGTGGCCCTGCAAACCCGCACCGGCCGTATTTTCATCGGACCCGACAACGGCCTGTTCAGCCATGTCGTCCTGCGGGAAAAACTCGCCGAAGCCCGCTCGATCGAAAACCGGGAACTGTTCCGCACCCCGGATGTTTCCTCCACCTTCCATGGCCGCGATATCTTCGGACCGGTCGCGGCCCACCTCGCCGCCGGGACCTCCTTCTCGTCCGTCGGCCCGGTGATGAAGAAACTCAATCTCCTCTCCATCAACCCACCCGCCACCCTCGGCGACAAAGTGAACGGCGAAATCTCCCACATCGACGGATTTGGCAATGTCCTGACCAACATCCCCCGCGAATTCCTCGACCCCATGCCCAAGAACGCCCTCCTCCGGGTGCTCGTCGGCGGCAAAACCTACTCCCTGCCCTTCATCGCCAACTACGCCGAAGCCCCCGACAAACGCCCCTTCATCCTGATCAACAGCGACGACGAGGCCGAGATCGCGGTCAAGGAAGGCTCCGCCGGCCAGTTCCTCAAAGTGGAAGCCGGGCAAAAAATCATCCTGCAACGCTGA
- a CDS encoding FHA domain-containing protein, translated as MANALLPEYLQFHGQSRNTGCMTVQSDLGTALIYMMDGEVIHAESEGQRGIIALFQAMGWDPVTISWQEGAIPPVVQSRHPVDALLFQYAQLEDTQQTDMESLQRNFGDSTHEPDDIRLMDLGQYQISFEVLNTPFRGFLFYLEKAVSLVGRGEDCDIILPDASVSSHHCKITLEKHCIRVVDLGSTNGTRINNEIIAERILQPGDAFQIGSVMVAMNLKLRRNLDAQKVALTTKQLNVSTLAASGQTQLIDPKALMKKSGKLEGPITWKNLTGEGAKKGDNSLFTKMFGKK; from the coding sequence ATGGCCAACGCGCTCCTACCCGAATACCTCCAGTTCCACGGGCAGTCCCGGAACACCGGGTGCATGACCGTGCAGAGTGATTTGGGCACCGCCCTCATCTACATGATGGACGGCGAGGTCATCCACGCCGAGTCCGAAGGGCAAAGGGGCATCATCGCGCTTTTTCAAGCCATGGGCTGGGATCCGGTCACCATCAGCTGGCAGGAAGGAGCCATCCCCCCGGTCGTGCAGTCGAGGCACCCGGTCGATGCCCTCCTCTTCCAATACGCCCAGCTCGAGGACACCCAGCAGACCGACATGGAGTCGCTGCAAAGAAACTTTGGCGACAGCACCCATGAACCGGATGACATCCGCCTGATGGATCTGGGCCAATACCAAATTTCCTTCGAGGTCCTCAACACCCCCTTCCGCGGTTTTCTTTTTTACCTGGAGAAGGCCGTCTCCCTGGTCGGGCGCGGGGAGGACTGCGACATCATCCTCCCGGACGCCTCGGTCTCCAGCCACCACTGCAAGATCACCCTGGAAAAACACTGCATCCGCGTCGTCGATCTTGGTTCGACCAACGGCACCCGCATCAACAACGAGATCATCGCCGAACGCATCCTCCAGCCGGGAGATGCCTTCCAAATCGGTTCCGTCATGGTGGCGATGAACCTGAAGCTGCGCCGCAACCTCGATGCCCAGAAGGTGGCGTTGACGACCAAGCAGTTGAATGTCTCCACCCTGGCCGCATCCGGTCAGACCCAGTTGATCGACCCCAAGGCGCTGATGAAGAAATCCGGCAAGCTCGAGGGGCCCATCACCTGGAAAAACCTCACCGGTGAAGGGGCCAAGAAGGGCGACAACAGCCTCTTCACGAAGATGTTCGGCAAGAAGTGA